A single region of the Verrucomicrobiota bacterium genome encodes:
- the speA gene encoding biosynthetic arginine decarboxylase — protein MSEASDDNRPWTIACARAHYNIDRWGARYYDINEAGHVVATPLQEAGASVDLTDVAEEAKGRGLRFPLLIRFQDILRHRVESVNQAFRSSIAEFNYQGRYRGVFPIKVNQLREVVEEILDAGKPYQFGLEVGSKPELFIGLALQDQIGSLIICNGYKDSAFIKMALMGVKLGKKVIMVVEKLEELKQIIGVSRLVGAEPIIGIRSRLASKGMGKWAESGGENAKFGLSTAELLAAAELLKAENLGHCFKLLHFHIGSQVPDILTVKKAVQEAARFYAKLYNMGFPIESIDVGGGLGVDYDGSRSAFDSSTNYTLQEYTNDVVYYIGDVCNAEKVPHPDIISESGRAIVAHHSVLLVEVFGAIGKTRPEIDLAYGDNEHALVKELLDIKKNLAKLNKLEAYHDALERKEDAHNMFTLGLMDLPDKAKIETLYWEIGREVVQSFRGQAYVPEEIRKLEDSLGDQYLCNFSVFQSLLDHWALGQLFPIMPISRLNERPTREATLVDITCDSDGQINKFIDLRDVRDTLSLHHLISNGAGQEPYYLGFFLMGAYQDIMGDLHNLFGRVNEVHVFLDPDEAAGYYVEEIIEGNTIVQALAAVQYDENELKRQMKAQIDAAIKSDKMKPSEAMRLLDDYERGLKEYTYLTI, from the coding sequence ATGAGCGAAGCTTCGGACGACAATCGGCCGTGGACCATTGCCTGCGCGCGCGCGCATTACAACATCGACCGCTGGGGCGCCCGCTACTATGACATCAATGAAGCCGGGCACGTTGTCGCCACGCCGTTGCAGGAGGCCGGCGCGTCGGTGGACCTGACGGACGTCGCGGAAGAGGCCAAGGGACGCGGCCTGAGGTTTCCGTTGCTCATCCGGTTTCAAGACATCTTGCGCCACCGCGTGGAGTCGGTGAACCAGGCCTTTCGCAGCTCGATTGCGGAGTTCAATTACCAGGGGCGCTACCGCGGCGTCTTTCCAATCAAAGTCAACCAACTGCGCGAGGTCGTGGAAGAAATCCTCGACGCCGGCAAGCCCTACCAATTTGGGCTTGAAGTCGGGAGCAAGCCGGAGCTGTTCATCGGTCTGGCGTTGCAGGATCAAATCGGCAGCTTGATCATCTGCAACGGATACAAAGACAGCGCGTTCATCAAGATGGCGCTCATGGGCGTGAAGCTCGGCAAGAAGGTCATCATGGTTGTGGAAAAACTGGAGGAGCTGAAGCAAATCATCGGCGTCTCCCGGCTCGTCGGAGCCGAACCGATCATCGGGATTAGATCGCGTCTCGCCAGCAAGGGCATGGGGAAATGGGCGGAGAGCGGCGGGGAGAACGCGAAGTTCGGCTTGAGCACCGCGGAGTTGCTCGCGGCGGCCGAACTGCTCAAGGCCGAGAACCTCGGACACTGTTTCAAACTCCTGCATTTCCACATCGGCTCTCAAGTGCCGGACATCTTGACGGTGAAAAAGGCCGTCCAGGAAGCCGCGCGCTTTTACGCGAAGCTCTACAACATGGGCTTTCCCATCGAATCCATCGACGTGGGCGGCGGCCTGGGGGTCGATTACGACGGGAGCCGTTCCGCGTTCGACAGCTCGACCAATTACACGCTTCAGGAATACACCAACGACGTCGTGTATTACATCGGCGACGTCTGCAACGCGGAGAAAGTGCCGCACCCGGATATCATCAGCGAAAGCGGGCGGGCGATCGTCGCACATCATAGCGTGCTTCTGGTCGAAGTGTTCGGCGCCATCGGCAAAACCCGGCCCGAGATCGATCTCGCCTACGGCGACAACGAGCACGCGCTGGTCAAAGAGCTTCTCGATATCAAGAAAAACCTGGCGAAACTCAACAAGCTGGAGGCGTATCACGACGCGCTGGAACGCAAGGAAGACGCGCACAATATGTTTACGCTCGGCCTCATGGATTTGCCGGACAAAGCCAAGATCGAAACGCTCTACTGGGAAATTGGCCGGGAAGTCGTGCAGAGTTTTCGCGGGCAAGCTTACGTCCCGGAAGAAATCCGAAAACTCGAAGACAGCCTGGGCGATCAGTACCTCTGCAATTTTTCCGTGTTCCAGTCGCTGCTGGATCACTGGGCCCTCGGCCAGTTGTTCCCGATCATGCCGATCAGCCGGCTCAACGAACGCCCGACGCGCGAAGCCACGCTCGTCGATATCACCTGCGACTCCGACGGCCAGATCAACAAATTCATCGATTTGCGGGACGTGCGCGACACGCTTTCGCTGCACCACCTCATCTCGAACGGCGCCGGCCAGGAGCCGTATTACCTGGGGTTTTTCCTCATGGGCGCTTACCAGGACATCATGGGCGACCTGCACAACTTGTTTGGCCGCGTGAATGAAGTCCACGTGTTTCTCGATCCCGACGAAGCGGCGGGCTATTACGTCGAGGAAATCATCGAAGGCAACACGATCGTGCAAGCGCTCGCGGCGGTGCAGTACGACGAAAACGAATTGAAACGACAAATGAAGGCGCAAATCGACGCCGCCATCAAATCCGACAAAATGAAACCGTCCGAAGCCATGCGCCTGCTGGACGACTACGAACGCGGCCTCAAGGAGTACACTTACCTCACCATCTAG
- a CDS encoding Nif3-like dinuclear metal center hexameric protein, whose amino-acid sequence MAKVSLSTVVEYCDRLLKTKQFTDWEGAVNGLQVENRGGVSRIAAAVDASLATIQLALDQRADLLLVHHGLFWSRTHPWTGKRYQLLRLLLENDLAVYSSHLPLDAHPRLGNNARLCSALGLQNLKPFFFHKGRYLGFQSAQKISRDELAKRLRLVLRRPATLLPGGTAICQRIGVVTGGAGNELELAAQEGVDTFITGEGSHWTHGAAEELRLNVFYGGHYATETFGVKTLAEHLSKKFRVPWVFVDHPSGL is encoded by the coding sequence ATGGCGAAAGTCTCCCTTTCGACGGTTGTTGAATACTGCGACCGCCTCCTGAAAACGAAACAGTTCACGGATTGGGAAGGCGCCGTAAACGGACTCCAGGTGGAAAACCGAGGCGGCGTCAGCCGCATTGCGGCGGCGGTCGATGCCAGCCTCGCGACGATTCAATTGGCTCTCGATCAGCGAGCTGACCTGTTGCTCGTGCATCACGGATTGTTCTGGAGCCGGACCCATCCGTGGACCGGGAAGCGCTACCAATTGCTCCGCTTGCTCCTGGAGAACGACCTGGCCGTGTACAGCTCGCATCTGCCGCTGGACGCGCACCCGCGGCTTGGAAACAACGCTCGGCTTTGCTCGGCGCTGGGCTTGCAGAATCTCAAGCCCTTCTTCTTCCACAAAGGCCGGTATCTCGGCTTCCAGTCAGCTCAAAAAATCAGCCGCGACGAATTGGCGAAGCGGCTGCGGTTGGTCCTGCGCCGGCCGGCGACGCTGCTGCCGGGCGGCACCGCGATTTGCCAAAGGATTGGCGTGGTGACGGGCGGCGCGGGCAATGAACTCGAACTCGCGGCCCAAGAAGGCGTCGATACGTTCATTACCGGAGAAGGCTCACACTGGACGCATGGCGCGGCGGAAGAACTGAGGTTGAACGTTTTCTACGGCGGGCATTACGCGACGGAGACGTTCGGCGTGAAAACTCTGGCGGAACATCTGTCGAAGAAATTTCGCGTTCCGTGGGTGTTCGTCGATCATCCGAGCGGGTTGTGA
- the lhgO gene encoding L-2-hydroxyglutarate oxidase produces the protein MLSKRILIIGGGLVGLATAYKLRRHCPAAGVTLLEKEAAVGAHQSSHNSGVLHCGLYYKPGSTKARLAVSGIREMVEFCQEHQIPHDVCGKLVVATNEPELARLRDLHERGQQNGLQGIRFLNREQMREIEPHVGGIAALHVPQEGIVDYPKVCATIGKLNQAQGVRILTSARVTGLQARNHGWLVRSAAGDFEADFVVNCAGLHCDRVSELAGEKREVRIVPFRGEYYKLKPQRQQLVRNLIYPVPDPQFPFLGVHFTRLIDGGIEAGPNAVLAFAREGYRKTDISLADLWDALSFVGLRNFLRKHKRMSWEELKRSFSKRLFCEALQKLVPEIRGEDLDPGGAGVRAQAMSPAGDLVHDFCFVERANALHVINAPSPAATASLAIGEEIAQRVASRVSI, from the coding sequence GTGTTATCCAAAAGAATCCTGATCATTGGCGGAGGGTTGGTGGGCCTGGCGACGGCGTACAAGCTGCGCCGTCATTGCCCTGCGGCTGGCGTTACGTTGCTGGAAAAGGAAGCCGCCGTCGGCGCGCACCAGAGCAGTCATAACAGCGGCGTGCTCCATTGCGGACTTTACTACAAGCCCGGTTCGACCAAGGCGCGCCTGGCGGTCAGCGGCATTCGCGAGATGGTCGAGTTCTGCCAGGAACATCAGATTCCCCACGACGTGTGCGGGAAATTGGTCGTCGCCACGAACGAACCGGAGCTGGCGAGGCTCCGCGATCTGCACGAGCGCGGCCAGCAAAACGGCTTGCAGGGGATCCGCTTTCTCAACCGCGAGCAGATGCGGGAGATCGAGCCGCACGTGGGCGGGATCGCCGCGCTGCACGTGCCGCAAGAGGGGATCGTGGATTACCCCAAAGTCTGCGCCACGATCGGCAAACTGAACCAGGCCCAGGGCGTCCGGATTCTCACCAGTGCGCGAGTCACCGGGTTGCAAGCTCGAAACCATGGCTGGCTCGTGCGCTCAGCGGCCGGCGACTTCGAGGCCGATTTCGTGGTGAACTGCGCCGGACTGCACTGCGACCGCGTGAGCGAACTCGCCGGCGAAAAGCGCGAAGTCCGCATCGTGCCGTTCCGGGGTGAATACTACAAACTCAAGCCGCAGCGCCAGCAACTGGTGCGCAACTTGATCTATCCCGTGCCCGATCCGCAGTTCCCCTTTCTCGGCGTGCATTTCACGCGCTTGATCGACGGCGGCATCGAGGCGGGACCCAACGCCGTGCTGGCGTTTGCGCGCGAAGGTTATCGCAAGACCGACATCAGCCTGGCCGACCTGTGGGATGCGCTCAGCTTTGTCGGCTTGCGCAATTTCTTGCGAAAGCACAAACGCATGAGCTGGGAGGAACTCAAGCGCTCGTTCAGCAAACGGCTGTTTTGCGAAGCGCTGCAGAAACTCGTTCCCGAAATTCGCGGCGAAGATTTGGATCCCGGCGGCGCGGGGGTGCGCGCCCAGGCGATGTCACCGGCCGGCGATCTCGTTCACGACTTCTGTTTTGTCGAGCGCGCCAACGCGCTGCACGTCATCAACGCCCCCAGTCCAGCGGCGACGGCGTCGCTGGCCATCGGCGAGGAGATCGCGCAGCGCGTGGCCAGTCGCGTGAGTATCTGA
- a CDS encoding YfhO family protein — protein MKSPGTRSALREFLIACAWLAGILALIFHRSFEAEQVLFSNDGPLGLLVAYSDVASSFFKGAWHTLNWIGIKQPSALPNVTVGAYFLWGPLAHAKFFTPLALLVLGLGAWTFFRQLRFHPAVCTLGALAALLNTGPFSYACWGLPATPITLGAAFFAFAALVSPAQTKRWLRIALAGFALGMAIMEGYDVGAFFSLYVAAFVVFQALAETGPTARRLGIGAARVAVVAICAALLSASALSTLIGTQIKGIVGTQQDAKTKEQRWDEATQWSLPKAETLRVVIPGVFGYRMDTPDGGNYWGAVGQSPGHPTSRHSGSGVYCGVLVVLVAMWTLTRAARKSGSLFSDHERKFIWFWAGAALVSLLLAYGRHAPLYQFFYKLPYFSTIRNPIKFMHPFSVALVILFGYGLQGLYRQYLGRNLLKSQSLLAQLKSWWAVAPAFERKWAKGLAIVLSVSGLAFLLYLSSQTELRRHLETAGFPGELGAAMARFSIREVAWFVLFLALSAGAVVLIVSGALSGARAKWAGIVLGAVLVTDFSHANAPWIIHYNYKERYAANPVLDILRDKPHEHRVAARLLPMQGMYLTSDETWPEIYQVWLEHLFQYYRIQSLDIIQMPRTPEFDFAYLNALRPKSAATFSFTDFKELSAFAAKLKQAADPVSQFLWSQLSDQTRARLSTFTTNESQSLSIALASELNRVIEAGPVYHAQRFGSVALSPQTKAVLARNAGGDAVLAQNRLLLEDAYPAELVKMQTKAQADLSSISRLWQLTNTRYILGMRGFFDFLNQQIDPIHKSFRGHSVFGSSNQFALFEYGAALPRTKLYSQWQAITNSPASGHSDQVVLQRLADPAFDPAQVVLVSDPVLAAPANVSTNQSKETVAITHYEPRRVTLKAENAEPRVLLLNDRYDSDWKVAVNGQPKPLLRCNYIMRGVYLPPGTHTIEFRYDPPAGTLYVSLAAIVAALAICGVLMASQRNDE, from the coding sequence ATGAAATCTCCGGGAACTCGATCTGCGCTTCGGGAATTCCTCATCGCGTGCGCCTGGCTGGCGGGAATTCTGGCGCTGATTTTCCATCGCAGCTTCGAGGCGGAGCAGGTTTTGTTTTCCAATGACGGCCCGCTGGGTTTGCTCGTCGCGTACTCGGATGTCGCTTCGAGCTTTTTCAAAGGCGCGTGGCACACGTTGAACTGGATCGGGATCAAGCAGCCCAGCGCCTTGCCCAACGTCACGGTCGGCGCGTATTTCCTCTGGGGCCCCCTCGCGCACGCGAAATTTTTCACGCCGCTGGCTCTGTTGGTTCTCGGTCTGGGCGCCTGGACGTTTTTTCGCCAATTGCGATTTCATCCCGCGGTTTGCACGCTGGGCGCGCTGGCCGCGCTTCTCAACACAGGCCCGTTTTCCTACGCGTGCTGGGGTTTGCCCGCGACGCCGATCACGCTGGGCGCCGCGTTTTTCGCCTTTGCCGCGCTGGTGTCGCCGGCGCAGACGAAACGCTGGTTGCGCATCGCTCTGGCCGGGTTCGCGCTGGGGATGGCGATCATGGAGGGCTACGACGTCGGGGCTTTCTTCAGTTTGTATGTCGCCGCATTTGTCGTGTTCCAGGCGTTGGCGGAAACGGGGCCAACGGCCCGCCGCCTGGGAATCGGCGCGGCGCGAGTTGCGGTCGTGGCGATTTGCGCGGCCCTCCTCTCGGCTTCCGCGCTCTCCACGCTGATCGGCACGCAAATCAAAGGGATCGTCGGCACGCAGCAAGACGCGAAAACGAAGGAACAACGCTGGGACGAAGCCACGCAATGGAGCTTGCCCAAAGCCGAGACGTTGCGCGTCGTCATCCCGGGCGTTTTCGGTTACCGAATGGATACGCCGGACGGCGGGAACTATTGGGGCGCCGTGGGGCAAAGTCCCGGACATCCCACATCACGCCATTCCGGATCGGGGGTCTATTGCGGCGTGCTGGTCGTCCTGGTGGCGATGTGGACTCTGACGCGAGCCGCCAGGAAATCCGGAAGTCTCTTCTCCGATCACGAACGGAAGTTCATCTGGTTCTGGGCCGGCGCGGCCTTGGTGTCGCTCCTGTTGGCCTACGGACGTCACGCGCCGCTTTACCAGTTCTTCTACAAGCTGCCGTATTTTTCCACGATCCGTAATCCCATCAAATTCATGCACCCGTTTTCCGTGGCGCTGGTGATCTTGTTCGGCTACGGGCTGCAAGGTTTGTATCGCCAGTATCTCGGCCGGAACCTGCTCAAATCTCAATCGCTGCTGGCGCAATTGAAATCCTGGTGGGCGGTCGCGCCGGCTTTTGAACGCAAATGGGCCAAGGGCCTGGCCATTGTGCTGAGCGTGAGCGGGCTGGCCTTTCTGCTGTATCTTTCTTCGCAGACGGAATTGCGGCGCCATCTGGAGACGGCGGGATTCCCGGGCGAATTGGGCGCAGCCATGGCGCGGTTCAGCATCAGAGAAGTCGCCTGGTTCGTGTTGTTCCTGGCGTTGTCGGCCGGAGCAGTGGTTCTCATCGTCAGCGGCGCATTGTCCGGCGCGCGTGCGAAGTGGGCCGGGATTGTTCTGGGCGCCGTGCTTGTCACGGATTTCAGCCACGCGAACGCCCCCTGGATCATCCATTACAATTACAAGGAACGTTACGCGGCCAATCCGGTTCTGGACATCCTGCGCGACAAGCCGCACGAGCATCGCGTCGCCGCGCGCCTGCTGCCCATGCAGGGAATGTATCTGACCAGCGATGAAACCTGGCCGGAGATTTATCAGGTCTGGCTCGAACACCTCTTTCAATACTACCGAATCCAGTCGCTCGACATCATCCAGATGCCGCGCACGCCGGAGTTTGATTTCGCGTATCTGAACGCGCTCCGGCCCAAAAGCGCCGCCACGTTTTCCTTCACTGATTTCAAAGAACTGAGCGCCTTCGCGGCGAAGTTGAAGCAAGCCGCCGATCCGGTCTCCCAATTTCTTTGGAGCCAGCTTTCGGATCAAACGCGTGCCCGACTCTCGACCTTCACCACGAACGAATCGCAGAGTCTCTCCATTGCATTGGCGAGCGAACTAAACCGCGTTATCGAAGCCGGCCCGGTTTACCACGCGCAACGCTTCGGCAGCGTCGCGTTGTCCCCGCAAACCAAAGCCGTGCTCGCCCGGAACGCCGGCGGTGATGCGGTCCTGGCGCAGAATCGATTGCTGCTGGAAGACGCTTACCCCGCTGAACTCGTCAAAATGCAAACCAAAGCTCAGGCTGATCTCAGCTCGATCAGCCGGCTGTGGCAATTGACGAATACGCGCTACATCCTGGGGATGCGTGGATTTTTCGATTTCCTCAATCAGCAAATCGATCCGATCCACAAAAGTTTTCGCGGCCACAGCGTGTTCGGCTCCTCGAATCAGTTCGCGCTCTTTGAATACGGAGCGGCCTTGCCCCGGACCAAACTCTACTCGCAATGGCAGGCCATCACCAACAGCCCAGCGAGCGGCCACAGCGATCAGGTCGTTTTGCAGCGCCTGGCTGATCCGGCGTTCGATCCGGCGCAGGTTGTTCTGGTGAGCGATCCGGTGCTGGCGGCGCCAGCGAATGTCTCGACGAATCAAAGCAAGGAAACCGTCGCCATCACGCATTACGAACCCAGGCGCGTCACGCTCAAAGCGGAGAACGCCGAGCCGCGCGTTTTGCTGTTGAACGACCGGTACGATTCAGACTGGAAAGTTGCTGTGAATGGCCAACCCAAGCCTTTGTTGCGCTGCAATTACATCATGCGCGGAGTTTATTTGCCGCCGGGAACGCACACGATTGAGTTTCGTTACGATCCGCCGGCCGGAACGCTCTACGTGAGTCTGGCAGCCATCGTGGCGGCGCTGGCAATTTGTGGAGTGCTGATGGCTTCGCAAAGGAATGACGAATGA
- a CDS encoding methyltransferase domain-containing protein: MGHQDSYRHNQAYAEFLENWDESFYAKYADFLKPPSPGAHVLDVGCGVGQVVKRLQEAGCEAHGVDVSEPNIAKARRFSAHCQVYDGKKLPSADAFFEAAGALNVLEHVEEPEAFITELARVVRPGGRIVLSSPNFFRVLGFRDYHARMRGLANKWRNWRRLHQKLRQMRRDPAAVRFDRMTPIVKEPFTPDDDAIVATNPLEMAFFLRQAGCKVEQVFCTDRYISKIPDLILNLTPLRYLMFNAFVVATRL; this comes from the coding sequence ATGGGCCACCAAGACAGTTACCGCCACAACCAAGCTTACGCCGAGTTTCTCGAGAACTGGGACGAATCCTTCTACGCCAAATACGCTGACTTTCTCAAACCGCCGTCGCCGGGCGCGCACGTGCTGGATGTCGGCTGCGGCGTCGGCCAAGTGGTCAAACGCCTCCAGGAAGCCGGATGCGAGGCGCATGGCGTGGATGTCTCCGAACCGAATATCGCCAAGGCCAGACGATTCAGCGCCCATTGCCAGGTCTATGACGGCAAGAAGCTGCCCTCCGCGGACGCATTCTTCGAGGCCGCCGGCGCGCTGAATGTGCTGGAGCACGTCGAAGAACCCGAAGCTTTCATCACGGAACTGGCGCGGGTCGTTCGGCCTGGCGGGCGCATCGTTCTCTCCAGTCCCAATTTTTTTCGCGTGCTCGGCTTTCGAGATTACCATGCGCGCATGCGCGGCCTGGCCAACAAGTGGCGAAACTGGCGGCGGCTCCACCAGAAACTCCGGCAGATGCGGCGCGACCCCGCAGCGGTTCGCTTCGACCGCATGACGCCCATCGTGAAAGAACCGTTCACGCCCGACGACGACGCGATCGTCGCGACCAACCCGCTGGAAATGGCATTCTTCCTCCGGCAAGCAGGCTGCAAGGTCGAACAAGTCTTCTGCACGGATCGCTACATATCGAAGATCCCCGACCTGATTCTCAATCTCACGCCGCTGCGGTACCTGATGTTCAACGCATTTGTCGTCGCGACCCGATTGTGA
- a CDS encoding M42 family metallopeptidase, which produces MRESSLNFLRELLNTPSPPGHEARGQRVWLNYVGPFADETFTDAYGNAVAILNKGGSPRVMFAGHADEIAMTVNFIDANGFIYVRKLGGIDPAITKAQRVTIHSRKGPVKGVVGNVAPHLSKDDSDRKPPKVHELFLDIGVKDRKEAEKLVRVGDPITLNDEFELLRNDLAVARAFDNRIGTFAVAETVRLLADSRGKLKPEIAAVSNIMEEVGLLGARQIAYALKPDLALVVDVTHATDYPTVNKQQHGEIELGNGPTLTHGACNHPEIVARLEDVARKAKISLQHESASATTGTDTDVIFWTRGGIPSALISLPNRYMHSPVEIVSLQDLEQIPELMAAFALSLKTDEQFKVKI; this is translated from the coding sequence ATGCGCGAATCCTCACTGAATTTCTTGCGGGAACTGTTGAACACACCGAGTCCGCCCGGCCATGAAGCGCGCGGGCAGCGGGTCTGGCTGAATTATGTCGGTCCGTTTGCGGATGAGACCTTCACCGACGCTTACGGAAACGCCGTGGCAATCTTGAACAAAGGAGGCTCGCCGCGAGTCATGTTCGCGGGCCACGCTGACGAGATTGCCATGACGGTGAACTTCATCGATGCGAACGGTTTCATCTACGTGCGCAAACTCGGCGGCATCGATCCCGCCATCACCAAGGCGCAACGGGTGACAATTCACTCCCGGAAGGGCCCGGTCAAAGGTGTCGTCGGCAATGTGGCGCCGCACTTGTCCAAGGACGACTCGGATCGCAAGCCGCCGAAAGTTCATGAGTTATTCCTCGATATCGGCGTGAAGGACCGGAAGGAAGCGGAGAAACTCGTCCGCGTCGGCGACCCGATCACGCTCAATGACGAGTTTGAGTTGTTGCGGAACGACCTGGCCGTGGCCCGCGCGTTCGACAACCGCATCGGCACCTTCGCGGTCGCCGAGACCGTGCGGCTGCTCGCGGACAGCCGGGGAAAACTGAAACCCGAAATCGCCGCCGTTTCCAATATCATGGAGGAAGTCGGCCTCCTCGGAGCGCGGCAGATCGCCTACGCGCTCAAGCCGGACCTGGCGCTGGTCGTGGACGTGACGCATGCAACCGATTATCCCACCGTGAACAAGCAGCAGCATGGAGAAATCGAGTTGGGCAACGGCCCGACCCTGACGCACGGAGCGTGCAATCATCCGGAGATTGTGGCGCGGTTGGAAGACGTGGCGCGCAAAGCGAAGATTTCCCTGCAACACGAATCGGCCTCTGCCACGACCGGGACCGACACCGACGTGATTTTCTGGACGCGCGGCGGCATTCCGAGCGCGTTGATCAGCCTGCCGAACCGTTACATGCACTCGCCGGTGGAGATCGTCAGTCTGCAGGACCTGGAGCAAATCCCGGAACTGATGGCGGCCTTCGCGCTGTCCCTCAAGACCGACGAGCAATTCAAGGTGAAGATTTAG